A window of the Streptomyces sp. NBC_00250 genome harbors these coding sequences:
- the aspS gene encoding aspartate--tRNA(Asn) ligase, with amino-acid sequence MIHTTSRVLTSDLRGHLDQTVSVSGWVNALRLQRKMQFVILRDHAGMVQVTHKRDGGPLEAVLESLTPESAVRITGRVVDAAQVKLGGLELVPESVEVLNLAETPLPIDEQTGPEHRLDWRFLDVRKRETAQLVFTVQTTLEEGLREYAMEHGCTEMHTPKLMGTASESGAEVFKLGYFDRSAYLAQSPQFYKQMAVAAGIDRVFEIGPVFRAEPSYTSRHATEFTGVDVELSWIDDVEDVMVFEERMLAHAIAKVAEIHGERIREVFGVEVAVPETPFPRITMAEAQEVLRAGGWDPEGVKEDLDPDGERRIAAHMKEQTGHEFAFITHYPASIRPFYHMRPADRSDLTLSFDLLWKGLEVTTGAQREHRSDVLLKQAEEKGMNTEPMQDYLNIFRFGCPPHGGLGAGLGRILMVMLGLDSIREAAFLFRGPNRLTP; translated from the coding sequence ATGATCCACACTACGAGCCGCGTTCTGACCTCTGACCTACGTGGCCACCTCGACCAGACCGTCTCCGTGTCCGGCTGGGTAAACGCACTCCGGCTGCAGCGGAAGATGCAGTTCGTGATCCTGCGCGACCACGCTGGCATGGTCCAGGTGACCCACAAGCGCGACGGCGGCCCGCTGGAGGCTGTCCTCGAGTCCCTCACCCCGGAGTCCGCCGTCCGGATCACCGGCCGCGTCGTGGACGCGGCCCAGGTCAAGCTCGGCGGTCTGGAGCTCGTCCCCGAGTCGGTCGAGGTGCTGAACCTGGCGGAGACGCCGCTGCCGATCGACGAGCAGACCGGGCCCGAGCACCGGCTCGACTGGCGGTTCCTCGACGTCCGCAAGCGCGAGACCGCGCAGCTCGTGTTCACCGTGCAGACGACCTTGGAAGAGGGACTGCGCGAGTACGCCATGGAGCACGGCTGCACGGAGATGCACACCCCGAAGCTGATGGGGACCGCCTCGGAGTCCGGGGCGGAGGTGTTCAAGCTCGGGTACTTCGACCGGTCGGCCTATCTGGCCCAGTCGCCGCAGTTCTACAAGCAGATGGCGGTGGCGGCCGGCATCGACCGGGTCTTCGAGATCGGGCCGGTCTTCCGGGCCGAGCCGTCGTACACCTCGCGGCACGCGACCGAATTCACCGGCGTGGACGTGGAGCTGTCGTGGATCGACGACGTCGAGGACGTGATGGTCTTCGAGGAGCGGATGCTGGCGCACGCCATCGCTAAGGTCGCCGAGATCCACGGGGAGCGGATCCGGGAGGTCTTCGGGGTTGAGGTGGCGGTGCCGGAGACGCCGTTCCCGCGGATCACGATGGCCGAGGCTCAGGAGGTCCTGCGGGCTGGCGGCTGGGACCCGGAGGGGGTGAAGGAGGACCTGGACCCGGACGGTGAGCGTCGGATCGCCGCGCACATGAAGGAGCAGACCGGGCACGAGTTCGCGTTCATCACGCACTACCCGGCGAGCATCCGGCCCTTCTACCACATGCGCCCGGCGGACCGGTCGGACCTGACGCTCAGCTTCGACCTGCTGTGGAAGGGCCTGGAGGTCACCACCGGCGCCCAGCGCGAGCACCGCTCCGACGTCCTGCTGAAGCAGGCGGAGGAGAAGGGCATGAACACCGAGCCGATGCAGGACTACCTGAACATCTTCCGGTTCGGCTGCCCGCCCCACGGCGGCCTCGGCGCCGGCCTCGGACGGATCCTCATGGTCATGCTCGGTCTGGACTCCATCCGCGAGGCGGCCTTCCTCTTCCGCGGCCCGAACCGCCTGACTCCCTGA
- a CDS encoding PE-PGRS family protein, whose translation MEMGEHWAYRARPKELGGPVRRVEVVRVGGRGRADWLHVRFLDGDDAGLQEWVDATSLVARWEDVAAFRADDASELALAEASRHVRGSADFEAARLILGFVRPKSKLRLRRSVADAGILEMGSLDGSAPLVGMDPAELRGDPMVYENRYSRCLAGWPVTERIARLVAGRLAEDILPEVDRRQQAIDQERTQSSWYSYSRRDDRKLDAEAAVLRTVREWCGQDKAERYDELVALREEVVRLGKLVEKSVKALRDRGHGVIASTIERDLGVHISSLDPDVRR comes from the coding sequence GCTGGGCGGCCCGGTTCGTCGGGTCGAGGTAGTACGGGTAGGCGGTCGTGGCCGGGCTGATTGGCTCCACGTGCGGTTCCTCGACGGTGACGACGCCGGACTGCAGGAGTGGGTCGACGCGACTTCCCTCGTGGCGCGCTGGGAGGACGTCGCGGCGTTTCGTGCGGACGACGCGAGCGAGCTCGCTCTGGCCGAGGCGTCGCGGCATGTGCGGGGGAGTGCCGACTTCGAGGCCGCACGGTTGATCCTCGGGTTCGTCCGCCCGAAGAGCAAGCTGCGGCTGCGGCGCAGTGTCGCGGACGCAGGGATCCTGGAGATGGGCAGTCTCGACGGCAGCGCTCCCCTTGTCGGCATGGATCCCGCGGAGCTGCGAGGCGATCCGATGGTCTACGAGAACCGCTACAGCAGGTGTCTGGCAGGGTGGCCGGTCACTGAGCGCATCGCGCGCCTCGTGGCCGGGCGTCTTGCCGAGGACATCCTTCCGGAGGTGGACCGCAGGCAGCAGGCCATCGATCAGGAGCGCACGCAGTCCTCCTGGTACTCCTACAGCCGCCGGGACGACCGCAAGCTGGACGCGGAAGCGGCCGTCCTGCGGACCGTCCGTGAGTGGTGTGGTCAGGACAAGGCCGAGCGCTACGACGAGCTGGTCGCCCTGCGCGAGGAGGTCGTCCGGCTCGGGAAGCTCGTGGAGAAATCGGTGAAGGCCCTACGCGACCGCGGGCACGGCGTCATCGCCTCCACCATTGAGCGCGACCTCGGGGTCCATATCTCCAGCCTTGATCCAGACGTTCGTCGGTGA